A window of Microcystis aeruginosa FD4 contains these coding sequences:
- a CDS encoding vWA domain-containing protein: MKSADCLTGSPGESLTDWQKVGLDLVARWQGRDVILAIDLTGSVNFNDEGRTRLGQIIRDSLKNNDSVYLVPFADNVQPIAEPILIRSQEDIDAVLKAIPWQSSQSAKNTDIQRAEWHVYPQLARLNQCRLTANQAIKPQSVVWITDAPLSTPLGITSQQWIETPKNSPFRLANSPESLERQNWLNSLPINLRPQEITATNGNKYKLSVVDIAPTAQEFCTPAPGGQETCLINPYLFSQLWLPALVITLMGMGGIVASILGIRYWLQLNTAWTIEVSSYQDEDETQRYILKTSERINIGGEEYNKNTFSRAGEEIRCYLERRGNQLYLKPTKQAEIFYRGNQLTQEVKIDKNYLNLTYHHNNQDFDLQIQISKK; the protein is encoded by the coding sequence ATGAAAAGTGCTGACTGTTTAACGGGATCCCCCGGGGAATCGCTTACCGATTGGCAAAAAGTGGGATTAGATTTGGTGGCTCGTTGGCAGGGACGAGATGTTATCCTAGCGATCGATCTTACCGGTAGTGTTAACTTTAATGATGAAGGACGCACGCGCCTCGGTCAAATTATTCGCGATAGTTTAAAAAATAACGATTCCGTTTATTTAGTTCCCTTTGCTGATAATGTCCAACCGATTGCAGAACCGATTTTAATTCGCAGTCAGGAAGATATAGATGCGGTTTTAAAAGCGATTCCTTGGCAATCTAGCCAGAGTGCTAAAAATACCGATATTCAACGCGCAGAATGGCACGTTTATCCCCAGCTGGCACGCTTAAATCAGTGTCGTTTAACTGCCAATCAAGCTATCAAACCCCAGTCGGTAGTTTGGATTACCGATGCACCCCTTTCTACTCCCCTAGGGATTACTTCGCAACAGTGGATAGAAACCCCAAAAAATAGCCCTTTTCGTCTTGCTAATTCTCCCGAAAGTTTGGAGAGACAAAACTGGCTTAATTCCCTACCAATTAATCTAAGACCCCAAGAAATTACTGCCACTAACGGCAATAAATATAAACTATCAGTTGTCGATATTGCTCCCACAGCACAGGAGTTCTGTACTCCTGCACCGGGAGGACAAGAAACCTGTTTGATTAATCCTTATCTCTTCAGTCAGTTATGGTTGCCAGCATTGGTAATTACATTAATGGGAATGGGGGGAATAGTAGCGAGTATTTTGGGAATTCGTTACTGGTTGCAGTTAAATACTGCTTGGACTATTGAAGTTTCATCTTATCAGGATGAAGATGAAACCCAAAGATATATTTTAAAAACATCCGAAAGAATTAACATCGGTGGTGAAGAATATAATAAGAATACCTTTTCTCGTGCTGGGGAAGAAATTCGCTGCTATTTAGAAAGACGCGGCAATCAGTTATATCTGAAACCCACTAAACAAGCAGAGATTTTTTATCGAGGTAATCAACTAACTCAGGAGGTGAAAATAGATAAAAATTACCTGAATTTAACTTATCACCATAACAATCAAGATTTCGACCTACAAATTCAGATTAGCAAAAAATAA
- a CDS encoding GntR family transcriptional regulator, with protein MIEWASAKVVCERSDPMQFQIQPDSEIPASKQLFDQIRFAIASRQYPPGHRLPSTRQLAMITGLHRNTISKIYQQLEDDGLVESIAGSGIYVKARGHENDNLLGSPLLEQNPEIGRLIRQSLASFLAQGLTLEEIRELLLAEIDWRSQCSSQVLVTIPRHDLGAGELMLRELEQSLKIPVQLVAMEDLAQVLANTKSATVVTSRYFISVAEEIATPFHLRVIPIDIYDYSKELALIKKLPTDSRLGIVSVSTGIIKVAEILIHSLRGDDLLVMSAQIHETDKLKVLARTSQTIISDQASYTLIKNLIKEVRSDLIRLPEIICSDNYIGDKSIQLLRRELGLGG; from the coding sequence ATGATAGAATGGGCATCAGCGAAAGTAGTTTGTGAGCGAAGTGATCCGATGCAGTTCCAAATCCAGCCAGACAGTGAAATTCCCGCCTCTAAGCAATTATTTGACCAAATTCGCTTCGCTATCGCCTCTCGTCAGTATCCACCGGGCCATCGTTTACCTAGCACCCGTCAACTAGCTATGATCACGGGATTACACCGTAATACGATAAGTAAAATTTATCAACAACTGGAAGACGATGGGTTAGTGGAATCCATAGCAGGTTCGGGGATTTATGTCAAGGCTCGCGGACATGAAAACGATAATTTATTAGGTTCGCCCCTATTGGAACAAAATCCAGAAATAGGCCGACTAATTCGCCAGAGTTTAGCCAGTTTTCTCGCTCAAGGTTTAACTTTAGAGGAAATTCGCGAGTTATTACTGGCGGAAATCGATTGGCGATCGCAGTGTAGTTCCCAAGTTCTTGTCACCATTCCCCGTCACGATTTGGGTGCAGGGGAACTAATGTTAAGAGAATTAGAGCAATCCCTCAAAATTCCCGTCCAATTAGTGGCAATGGAGGATTTAGCCCAAGTTTTAGCCAATACTAAATCTGCCACTGTTGTCACCAGTCGCTATTTTATCAGTGTGGCAGAGGAAATTGCCACTCCTTTTCACCTACGAGTCATTCCCATCGATATCTACGATTACAGCAAAGAATTGGCATTAATCAAAAAATTACCCACCGATAGCCGCTTGGGAATTGTCAGTGTTAGCACTGGTATTATTAAGGTGGCCGAAATTTTAATTCATAGTTTACGGGGTGATGATTTATTAGTCATGTCTGCTCAAATTCATGAAACGGATAAGTTAAAAGTTTTAGCCAGAACTTCCCAGACAATTATCAGTGATCAAGCGAGTTATACTTTAATTAAAAATCTAATTAAGGAAGTGCGATCGGACTTAATTCGTCTGCCAGAAATTATCTGTAGTGATAATTATATTGGGGATAAATCAATTCAATTGCTCAGACGAGAATTAGGATTAGGTGGTTAG